The nucleotide window TTTTTAGTTCTATTGTAATTGGATTTGTTTTTTGATCCATCACTGCTAAAATAAGATGTTCCGTTGATACAAAATCATCTTCTAGTTGTTTCTGCTCTTTTTCAGCATCTCGCATCAATTGGAATAGTGACTGACTCATAGCTTGACCATAGTTCACACCACTACCCGAAACAACCGGGATCTTTTTTAAGGCTGCTTCTACTGAATGGTGAAGCTCATCAATATTTACTTCTGCTACATCATACACCCGCTTCGTAAAGTCACTTTCTGTTAAAAGCACTTGGAAAATATGAGCTACATCAATTTCTTGGTTTTCTGATGCAATAGCTAAATTTTGTGCATCCGCAATGGTTTGCTGGACTTGTTGCGTAAATTTTTTTAAATCCATTAGTTTGTCCTCCTTATAAAAGATAAGTCTGACCTTTTTTGACCTTAAGCTTATTATAGAATTTTAACTTCCTTTTGTCTAACAAAAACCATTCTTTTATAGAAAAAGATCTCCCAATTTTTAGGCTGGCAGATCTTTCGTTTTCCGGTTAATCACGACCTGTAAAAAGGCGTAGTAAAAACGTGAATAAGTTAAGAAAATCGAGGTAAAGCGTTAGTGCAAGCATTGGTACATCATCTAGCTGAGTATCCCGCTTCATTATTTGGTTAAAATCATACAAAATATATAAAGAAAAAATTAATGTCCCAGCAGCTGAAATAATCGTTGAAAGCATTGATCCTATTGGTAAGAAGACACCTAAAAAGCTAAATAATACTAAGATGATTAACGCGGCAAATAGTGCACTACTTAAAAAGGATAAATCTTTTTTGGTTTTGGCACCAATTAATGCAAGTGCAGTGAAAGTAACGGATGCTGTAACAAATGCCATCAGTACCGCAGCACCTTGTCCAGCGCCAAAATAATATGTCAAAGTGGGTCCGAGTGTTAAACCTGTGACAAAGGCAAAAGCTAGCAAAACTGGATAGCCAACCACTTTATTAATCGTTTTACTCCGACGTACGACAATAGCTGTTATTAAAAGAGCTATTTCTATTACAACGAGAGGTAAATAAAGTTCTGGACTTAACTTGCTCCCAATTGCTGCACCAATCGATGCAAGTAATAGTGAGAATACAAACCAGTTGAGAATTTTTTGCATAATAATTTGTTTATTTGTTCTTTTATCTGTCTTTACGCGCTCGGATGTTTGACCTATTTCATTCATGAACATTTCTCCTTTTTTCAATTAATCTATATCAAGTATAACAGACAAATAATCCTTTTTATATCGGTCTTACGTTTGAAATTTTAAAAAAAGAAGCGCACAAGGCACTTCTTTAAATTAAGTCAAATTCTTCTAGTCCGAGTTTAATTCCATCATTATTATTGTCTTTTGTAATAAAAGTTGCTCGTTCTTTTAATAATGGTACTGCATTTTCCATTGCTACAGAATAATTTACTGCTCCAAACATTTCTAAATCATTCATTCCATCACCAAAAGCATAGGTTGGAACGTCTTGATATCCCATGACTTCAAGCAATTTTGCAATACCAACTGCTTTCGATCCACCTTTTCGGAGTACATCATTGCTATATGGCGTATTGCGAACAAATTGTAATTCTTTAAAGCGTTCTGGAAAATACTCATCTCCAGACTCTAACAATAGAAGAGCCATATTGATTGTTTCTTCTTTATACATATTTTCTCGTATCATTGGCGCTGGCTCCCCAAGGAAATCATAATGCGCTTTGACTACTGGAGTAATAGCTGATGCGCCAATTCGTTTATCGTTATAATAACAAACTTCTACATTTTGCGATTTCGCCTCTTCTGTTAAACGTTCTAATAACGCTTCCTCTAACACATCTTCATAGACTTTTTCCCCTTCAAAAATAACCATTTGTCCGTTCATCATCACTGCTGATTCGATACCAGTAATCTCCATTTGACGACTTATTTCTGTCAGTGTTCGTCCAGTGGCAATAACAGGAACAATATTGTTTTCTCGCAATTTATCAAGCGCATGAAGCGAGCTATCCAGTACTTTTGATTCACTATTTAAAAGTGTTCCATCCATATCAAAAAAACAAATCCCACATGGTTTCAAATTATTCATCCTCTACTAACATAATATACCCATCTTACCAATGTTACGCATAGAAAGTAAAGGCTATTTGTACATGACAAAGTCACCAGTATGTTCAAAACCAAGACGATGATAGATTTCACCCGCTACTGGATTATCATAAAATAAACAAGGTTTCTTTCCTTCTGCGAGAACATCACAACATAATTTTTTTAGAAGCGTACTTGCAAAACCATTTTGTCTGTGACCCGTGCTAGTTGCAACACCTGTAATCATTGCAGAAAAAGAATTTTCCGCAGAGGTTTCTGCCACAGCGACAATTTCTTGATTTTGTTCAATATAATAAATCCGTTTTACACCTTGTTCAATTTGACGGATAATAAGTTCTTCATTTTCTTCTCGATTACCGAATTCATCAATATTTTTCCGCATTTCTATAATAGCCGCAACATCTTCTGCGACAGCGGTTCGCACAATAACATCTTGGTTAACAGAAATACGATTAACATGCTCACATTCACAAAAATAAGTATCTTGTCTTTTCTTGACAATTTCTGGTAAAAAAGGTTCTAGCTCTTGTGTGACACGTGAAATACCACTGATTTCGTATTTTTTATCATTGGCAATAATTTCTGAAAAAGCTTTTGCATCAAAACTAGCATCTTTTGAATAAGGTAAGTAAAATTTATCGAATCTAAGTAACACTGCATGTAATTCACCAGTTGCATCAAATTCACCCCAAAGATCTTGAACATCACTATCATAACCAAAGTTTTCAATATCCCCAATAATAAACAAATTAAGGGTTGCTTCTGATTTCAAAAGTGCCATTACTTTTTCATTATCCGATACTGTCAGTTTTCTAATCATGTGTCACACTCCTATTTTGAAAATTGTCTTCATTTTACGTGAGTTAGTTAGGTTCGTCAAGCCCTAAACTTCCGCATCTTGCTGCATATAAAAAAGTTTGGGAACAAGTCCCAAACTTTTTTATGATTCGTAATGAATTTCGCCAATTTTCAACATCAGACTAATTGCATTAAATTTTTCATCTCCAAGATGCATTTTATTTGTGTCTTGAAAAGTAATCGGTGCAGTCGTGATAGCTTCTTTGGGTTGCTCAAAAAAGTTTTCCTCTAATGCTAAACTTTCTGTAATTTGCATTATGTATTTTTGAAATTTACTTTCATTTCTCATTTTTCCAATCATCAACGCTTTTAACGTATTCTGGGAGATTCCAACCGCAAGTGCAAATGTTCTATTGGTATATCCGTTTATTTTCATATAAAGTGACAAATTAGTGGCAATTCTTTGTTTTTCTGCCTTGTTTTTCATCTAGGTTAACCTCCTAACCTTCTATAAATATCATTATGCCCGTAAAAGATGAGAAACAGATTAAAACTTCATAGTATTTGGGTAATAAAATTGAAAGCGTTTTCTTTTATTGCGTAAAAAATACCGAAATAGTATCTATTCCGGCAATTATCTTCTTAATTTGTGTATTTATTCCAAACAACTGTCCTTAAAACTTCCAAAAATTCCGGATCCGCATTTGGCATTGGTGGGCGATGATAGGTGGCTCCAATTTCGTCTGTTACCACTTTACATTCATAATCATTATCATAAAGCACTTCTAAATGTTCCGCGACAAAACCAACTGGTGTATAGATAAAGTGTTTATATTTTTCTTTCCCATAAAGCTCTCTTGTTAAGTCCTGTACATCCGGTCCAAGCCAAGGTTCACCTGTTTTCCCTTCGCTTTGCCACCCTAATGCGTAATGAGGTACAGCGACTTTTTCAAAAATTAAATCGGCTGTTTCTTGTAGTTGATCTGGGTATGGATCTTGATGCTGTTTAATTTTTTCGGGTAAGCTATGAGCGGACACAATTAAAATAGTATCGATTAATTCACTCGCAGGAATTTGTTGAGCAGTTTCATTAATTCTATCTGCCCACATTTGGATGAATTTCGGTTCTTGATACCAATCATTAATTGATTTGATTTCCATTCCACCTAGTTTACTTGCGGCATCTTTTGCTCGTTTGTTGTATGCTTCTACACTAAAGCTAGAATAATGTGGCGCTAGAACGATGGAGATTACTTCTTCTATTCCATCTTGGTGCATCGCTTCTACTGCATCTTCTATAAATGGTTCAATATGTTTCAGACCAATGTAGGCTTTAAATTCCACTTCTGATTGTGCGTCATTTAGTGCTTTTTCTAATCCGTAGCTTTGTGCTTCTGTAATTTTTGCGAGTGGGGATAGTCCACCAATTGCATGGTACCTCCCGCGTAAATCAGCAATCATTTCTTCGCTTGGTTTATGGCCATGACGGATATCCGTATAATAACGTTCAATGTCTTCATCTTTGTATGGTGTCCCGTATGCCATAACAAGTAAACCAACTTTTTTAGTCATTTCTCATCATCCTTTGTTTAATAATACTTCGCTTCTCTCATGGATGTAGGTTGTTAATTTTTTCAGCATTTCTGGTGACACCTCAGGAAAAACCCCATGTCCTAAATTGAAAATATATCCTGGTTTTAAGACCCCTTCTTGTAAAATTCGCTCGGTTTCTTCTATGCACTTTTCTGGCGCAAGAAGAGTGGACGGATCTAGATTCCCCTGGATAGCTTTGCTTGGTACTTTTTTTCTCGCATCAGTAAGCGTTTCGCGCCAGTCAACTCCAACCACATCGAGTGGCATATTTTCCCATTCCGTTAGAAGATGACTTGCACCAACTGCTTGCATAATAATTGGTGTTGTAGGATGAACAGCTTTAATTTCCACAATTATTTTTTCGATAGTTGGTCGGATATAGGTTACGTAATCTGCGCGGCTAAGTGCTCCCACCCAAGAATCGAATAATTGAACAGCGGAGGCTCCTGCATTAATTTGCGCAATTAAATAATCTGCTGTCATTCGTCCAAGCTTTCCCATTAACACCTTCCAAACTTCGGGCTCCTGGTACATAAAGCTTTTCGTTTGATGATAGTTTTTCGAAGGACCTCCTTCAATCATATAACTTGCTAAAGTGAACGGGGCTCCCGCAAAGCCAATTAAAGGTACTTCTAACATGTCATCCGCGAGTAATTTAATTGTATCAAGCACATAAGGGACTTCTATTTCAGGTTTAAAAATAGTAAGTCGCTCCACATCTTGGTAAGTTTTAATTGGGTTATGTATGACTGGACCTATACCAGATTTAATTTCGACATCGACTCCCATTCCCGGAAGTGGCGTCATGATATCTTTATACAAGATTGCTGCATCTACACCGTACTGTTCTACTGGTAATTTTGTTATATAAGCACATAATTCAGGCTGATGCGTAATTTCAAATAAAGAGTATTTTTCTTTTAATTTACGATATTCAGGTTGTGATCTGCCCGCCT belongs to Listeria ivanovii subsp. ivanovii and includes:
- a CDS encoding Bax inhibitor-1/YccA family protein — its product is MNEIGQTSERVKTDKRTNKQIIMQKILNWFVFSLLLASIGAAIGSKLSPELYLPLVVIEIALLITAIVVRRSKTINKVVGYPVLLAFAFVTGLTLGPTLTYYFGAGQGAAVLMAFVTASVTFTALALIGAKTKKDLSFLSSALFAALIILVLFSFLGVFLPIGSMLSTIISAAGTLIFSLYILYDFNQIMKRDTQLDDVPMLALTLYLDFLNLFTFLLRLFTGRD
- a CDS encoding Cof-type HAD-IIB family hydrolase; the encoded protein is MKPCGICFFDMDGTLLNSESKVLDSSLHALDKLRENNIVPVIATGRTLTEISRQMEITGIESAVMMNGQMVIFEGEKVYEDVLEEALLERLTEEAKSQNVEVCYYNDKRIGASAITPVVKAHYDFLGEPAPMIRENMYKEETINMALLLLESGDEYFPERFKELQFVRNTPYSNDVLRKGGSKAVGIAKLLEVMGYQDVPTYAFGDGMNDLEMFGAVNYSVAMENAVPLLKERATFITKDNNNDGIKLGLEEFDLI
- a CDS encoding GNAT family N-acetyltransferase, with translation MIRKLTVSDNEKVMALLKSEATLNLFIIGDIENFGYDSDVQDLWGEFDATGELHAVLLRFDKFYLPYSKDASFDAKAFSEIIANDKKYEISGISRVTQELEPFLPEIVKKRQDTYFCECEHVNRISVNQDVIVRTAVAEDVAAIIEMRKNIDEFGNREENEELIIRQIEQGVKRIYYIEQNQEIVAVAETSAENSFSAMITGVATSTGHRQNGFASTLLKKLCCDVLAEGKKPCLFYDNPVAGEIYHRLGFEHTGDFVMYK
- the hemH gene encoding ferrochelatase — encoded protein: MTKKVGLLVMAYGTPYKDEDIERYYTDIRHGHKPSEEMIADLRGRYHAIGGLSPLAKITEAQSYGLEKALNDAQSEVEFKAYIGLKHIEPFIEDAVEAMHQDGIEEVISIVLAPHYSSFSVEAYNKRAKDAASKLGGMEIKSINDWYQEPKFIQMWADRINETAQQIPASELIDTILIVSAHSLPEKIKQHQDPYPDQLQETADLIFEKVAVPHYALGWQSEGKTGEPWLGPDVQDLTRELYGKEKYKHFIYTPVGFVAEHLEVLYDNDYECKVVTDEIGATYHRPPMPNADPEFLEVLRTVVWNKYTN
- the hemE gene encoding uroporphyrinogen decarboxylase; the encoded protein is MTKITNDLFLKAARKENVNRIPVWYMRQAGRSQPEYRKLKEKYSLFEITHQPELCAYITKLPVEQYGVDAAILYKDIMTPLPGMGVDVEIKSGIGPVIHNPIKTYQDVERLTIFKPEIEVPYVLDTIKLLADDMLEVPLIGFAGAPFTLASYMIEGGPSKNYHQTKSFMYQEPEVWKVLMGKLGRMTADYLIAQINAGASAVQLFDSWVGALSRADYVTYIRPTIEKIIVEIKAVHPTTPIIMQAVGASHLLTEWENMPLDVVGVDWRETLTDARKKVPSKAIQGNLDPSTLLAPEKCIEETERILQEGVLKPGYIFNLGHGVFPEVSPEMLKKLTTYIHERSEVLLNKG